One genomic window of Rhizomicrobium sp. includes the following:
- a CDS encoding cupin domain-containing protein — protein MSGIREADDLIRLLEMRPHPEGGHYRESFRDTPAGGRGRAHSTAIYFLLRKGEVSRWHRIDAAEVWHFYRGGPLELSIAPLRGPAVKHVLGTDIAKGQRPQLVVPARGWQSAKSLGAYTLVGCTVAPGFDFTTFELAPEGFEPA, from the coding sequence GTGAGCGGCATACGCGAGGCCGACGATCTCATTCGCCTCCTGGAAATGCGGCCCCATCCGGAAGGCGGGCACTATCGCGAAAGCTTTCGCGACACCCCCGCCGGCGGCCGCGGCCGCGCCCATTCGACCGCGATCTATTTCCTGCTGCGCAAGGGCGAGGTCTCGCGCTGGCACCGCATCGACGCGGCGGAGGTCTGGCACTTCTATCGCGGCGGCCCGCTCGAATTGTCGATCGCGCCGCTGCGCGGGCCGGCGGTCAAGCACGTGCTCGGCACCGATATCGCCAAGGGCCAGCGGCCCCAGCTCGTGGTCCCGGCGCGCGGCTGGCAGAGCGCCAAGTCGCTCGGGGCCTATACCCTGGTCGGCTGCACCGTAGCACCCGGTTTCGATTTCACGACGTTCGAGCTCGCGCCGGAAGGCTTCGAGCCGGCTTAG
- a CDS encoding DUF4908 domain-containing protein, producing MPRRGILFAAIAMLASFGMVRGQEGLGARMSIDRLGDIQTGVYTTSSGTKFTLSAYAENYLLRFDGNPEIFVLYANHASLGGGVLKYDSGETALAVSGWGALTVYTDAQPGGLPAERTGSSAVPSLPPLSLAEMQKAAADEATHLAYARGLRIAFVADWAALADDSGLRALTFDAMQNAARGLDRFAENPAARALLGTRMDTVHMLTGGKPTIGLHGRTLMVTFVPAHGLVGRASSHGIARALGRLFDLPTAG from the coding sequence ATGCCCAGACGTGGGATCCTGTTCGCGGCGATCGCGATGCTGGCGAGCTTCGGCATGGTCCGCGGCCAGGAAGGCCTCGGCGCCCGCATGTCGATCGACCGGCTGGGCGACATCCAGACCGGCGTCTACACCACGAGCAGCGGCACGAAGTTCACGCTCAGCGCCTATGCCGAGAACTACCTGCTGCGCTTCGACGGCAATCCCGAGATTTTCGTCCTGTATGCAAATCACGCCTCGCTCGGCGGCGGCGTGCTGAAATACGATTCGGGCGAGACCGCGCTCGCCGTCTCCGGCTGGGGCGCGTTGACGGTCTACACCGATGCGCAGCCCGGCGGACTTCCCGCCGAACGCACCGGCAGCAGCGCGGTGCCGAGCCTGCCGCCGCTCTCGCTCGCCGAGATGCAGAAGGCGGCGGCCGACGAGGCGACGCATCTGGCCTATGCGCGCGGCCTGCGCATCGCCTTCGTGGCGGACTGGGCGGCGCTTGCCGATGATTCGGGCCTGCGGGCGCTAACCTTCGACGCGATGCAGAACGCGGCGCGCGGCCTCGACCGCTTCGCCGAGAACCCCGCCGCGCGCGCCCTTCTGGGCACGCGGATGGACACGGTGCACATGCTGACCGGCGGCAAGCCGACCATCGGGCTGCACGGACGTACGCTGATGGTAACATTCGTGCCGGCGCACGGCCTGGTGGGACGCGCCTCTTCCCATGGCATCGCGCGCGCGCTCGGCCGGCTGTTCGACCTGCCGACGGCGGGCTAA
- a CDS encoding crotonase/enoyl-CoA hydratase family protein — protein sequence MGTEHVRVERKGGITTVVIDRPQARNAVDRPTADALVKAFLAFEHDNDQKVAVLWGAGGTFCAGADLKGLSEGRGNRLTAPSQHFDPHSGDAPMGPTRMRLLKPVIAAVAGHAVAGGLELACWCDLRVVEEDAVLGVFCRRWGVPLIDGGTVRLPRLIGQSRALDLILTGRPIGAEEAYAWGLANRVVAKGDSRRAAEELALEISRFPEICMKGDRASVYDQWDFDHHHAMMHEFKYGTATLQTGESRAGAARFASGKGRGGRFDDL from the coding sequence ATGGGAACAGAGCACGTCCGGGTCGAACGCAAGGGCGGCATCACGACCGTCGTGATCGACCGCCCGCAGGCGCGCAACGCCGTCGACCGGCCGACCGCAGACGCGCTGGTGAAGGCCTTTCTCGCCTTCGAACACGACAACGACCAGAAGGTCGCCGTGCTGTGGGGCGCGGGCGGCACGTTCTGCGCCGGCGCCGACCTCAAGGGCCTGAGCGAGGGCCGCGGCAACCGGCTGACGGCGCCGAGCCAGCATTTCGATCCCCATTCCGGCGACGCGCCGATGGGACCCACGCGCATGCGCCTGCTCAAGCCGGTGATCGCGGCGGTGGCGGGCCATGCGGTTGCGGGCGGGCTCGAACTCGCCTGCTGGTGCGACCTGCGCGTGGTGGAGGAGGACGCGGTGCTCGGCGTGTTCTGCCGCCGCTGGGGCGTGCCCCTGATCGACGGCGGCACGGTGCGCCTGCCGCGCCTCATCGGCCAGTCGCGCGCGCTGGACCTGATCCTCACCGGAAGGCCGATCGGCGCGGAGGAGGCCTATGCCTGGGGCCTCGCGAACCGCGTCGTGGCGAAGGGCGACAGCCGCCGCGCGGCGGAGGAACTGGCGCTCGAGATCTCGCGCTTCCCGGAGATCTGCATGAAGGGCGACCGCGCCTCGGTCTACGACCAATGGGACTTCGATCACCACCACGCGATGATGCACGAATTCAAATATGGGACGGCCACGTTGCAGACCGGCGAGTCGCGCGCCGGCGCCGCGCGCTTCGCCAGCGGCAAGGGCCGCGGCGGCAGGTTCGACGACCTGTGA
- the acnA gene encoding aconitate hydratase AcnA, protein MTRSLDSFKSRRTMTVGGKPYAYFSLAAAEKNGLKGASRLPYSLKVLLENLLRYEDGKTVTADDIKAVVGWLDKKSSDREIAFRPARVLMQDLTGVPAVVDLAAMRDAMKNLGGDPEKINPLAEVDLVIDHSVMVDNFGHKNSFKKNVVIEYERNSERYQFLRWGQQAFANFRVVPPGTGICHQVNLEYLAQTVWTRKEKDGAKAVEYAFPDTLVGTDSHTTMVNGLSVLGWGVGGIEAEAAMLGQPISMLIPEVIGFRLTGKLREGVTATDLVLTVTQMLRKKGVVGKFVEYYGPGLDDMSLEDRATIANMAPEYGATCGFFPVDAETLRYLKATARKPARVALVEKYAKAQGLYRTAKSADPEFTDTLSLDMNTVEPSLAGPARPQDRVPLGSAAHEFAVALMNTYKKEDDANRRAKLAGTEHSIGHGDVVIAAITSCTNTSNPSVMIGAGLVAKKAVERGIKVRPWVKTSLAPGSQVVTDYLEKAGLNTYLDKLGFQLVGYGCTTCIGNSGPLPDNVTEAITSADLVTAAVLSGNRNFEGRVHPLVRANYLASPMLVVAYALAGSINIDLTKEPVGYDTENEPVYLKDIWPSPQEIAAAMRKGIKTSSFKARYGDVFLGDANWRKIKAPKTQTYQWPMASTYVKNPPFFEGMTIEPQPVKDIEKARILALFGDSITTDHISPAGNIKAASPAGLYLQERQVRQEDFNSYGARRGNFELMERGTFANIRIRNEMMGGKEGGNTLYFSEGAPSGEAMPIFDAAAKYKAEGIDTVIIGGKEYGTGSSRDWAAKGPKLLGIRAVITESFERIHRSNLIGMGVAPFVFAEGKTRRDYALTGREAIDIPGLSGEIKPQMKVTATVHYPDGRTAAMPLFLMILTADEVSYYKNGGILQYVLRNLVAA, encoded by the coding sequence GTGACCCGCAGCCTCGACTCCTTCAAATCCCGCCGCACGATGACGGTGGGCGGCAAGCCCTATGCCTATTTCAGCCTCGCCGCCGCCGAGAAGAACGGCCTTAAGGGCGCGTCCCGGCTGCCCTATTCGCTGAAGGTGCTGCTGGAGAACCTGCTGCGCTACGAGGACGGCAAGACCGTCACCGCCGACGACATCAAGGCCGTGGTCGGCTGGCTCGACAAGAAGAGCTCCGACCGCGAGATCGCCTTCCGCCCGGCACGCGTGCTGATGCAGGACCTGACCGGCGTGCCCGCCGTGGTCGACCTGGCCGCGATGCGCGACGCGATGAAGAATCTCGGCGGCGATCCGGAGAAGATCAATCCGCTGGCCGAGGTCGATCTCGTCATCGACCATTCGGTGATGGTCGACAACTTCGGCCACAAGAATTCGTTCAAGAAGAACGTCGTCATCGAATATGAGCGCAATTCGGAGCGCTATCAGTTCCTGCGCTGGGGCCAGCAGGCCTTCGCGAATTTCCGCGTCGTGCCGCCGGGCACCGGCATCTGCCACCAGGTGAACCTGGAATACCTCGCCCAAACGGTGTGGACCCGCAAGGAGAAGGACGGCGCGAAGGCCGTCGAATACGCCTTCCCCGACACGCTGGTCGGCACCGACAGCCATACCACCATGGTCAACGGGCTCTCGGTGCTCGGCTGGGGCGTCGGCGGCATCGAGGCGGAGGCCGCGATGCTCGGCCAGCCGATCTCCATGCTCATCCCCGAAGTCATCGGCTTTCGGCTGACCGGCAAGCTGCGCGAGGGCGTCACCGCGACCGATCTGGTGCTGACCGTGACGCAGATGCTGCGCAAGAAGGGCGTGGTCGGCAAGTTCGTCGAATATTACGGCCCCGGCCTCGACGACATGTCGCTTGAGGATCGCGCGACGATCGCCAACATGGCGCCGGAGTACGGCGCGACCTGCGGCTTCTTCCCGGTCGACGCGGAGACGCTGCGCTACCTCAAGGCCACCGCGCGCAAGCCGGCCCGCGTTGCGCTGGTGGAGAAATACGCCAAGGCGCAGGGCCTTTATCGCACCGCCAAGAGCGCCGATCCGGAATTCACCGACACGCTGTCGCTGGACATGAACACGGTCGAGCCGAGCCTCGCCGGTCCGGCGCGGCCGCAGGACCGCGTGCCGCTGGGCAGCGCCGCGCATGAATTCGCCGTCGCGCTGATGAACACCTACAAGAAGGAAGACGACGCCAACCGGCGCGCCAAGCTCGCCGGCACCGAACATTCCATCGGCCATGGCGACGTCGTGATCGCCGCGATCACCTCCTGCACCAACACCTCCAATCCCTCCGTCATGATCGGCGCCGGCCTCGTCGCCAAGAAGGCGGTGGAACGCGGCATCAAAGTCAGGCCCTGGGTCAAGACCTCGCTGGCGCCGGGCAGCCAGGTGGTGACCGACTATCTGGAGAAGGCGGGGCTGAACACCTATCTCGACAAGCTGGGCTTCCAGCTCGTGGGTTACGGCTGCACCACCTGCATCGGCAATTCGGGTCCCCTGCCGGACAATGTGACCGAGGCGATCACCTCGGCCGATCTCGTCACCGCCGCGGTGCTTTCGGGCAATCGCAATTTCGAGGGCCGCGTGCATCCCTTGGTGCGCGCCAACTATCTCGCCTCACCGATGCTGGTCGTCGCCTATGCGCTGGCGGGCTCGATCAACATCGACCTGACCAAGGAACCGGTCGGCTACGACACGGAGAACGAGCCGGTCTATCTCAAGGACATCTGGCCGAGCCCGCAGGAGATCGCGGCGGCGATGCGCAAGGGCATCAAGACGTCCAGCTTCAAGGCGCGCTATGGCGACGTGTTCCTGGGCGACGCCAATTGGCGCAAGATCAAGGCGCCGAAGACCCAGACCTATCAGTGGCCGATGGCGTCGACCTATGTGAAGAACCCGCCCTTCTTCGAGGGCATGACGATCGAGCCGCAGCCGGTGAAGGACATCGAGAAGGCCCGCATCCTGGCGCTGTTCGGCGATTCCATCACCACCGACCACATCTCGCCGGCCGGCAACATCAAGGCGGCCTCGCCCGCCGGCCTCTACCTCCAGGAACGCCAGGTGCGGCAGGAGGATTTCAACTCCTATGGCGCGCGGCGCGGCAATTTCGAGCTGATGGAGCGCGGCACCTTCGCCAACATCCGCATCCGCAACGAGATGATGGGCGGCAAGGAAGGCGGCAACACGCTGTACTTCTCCGAAGGCGCGCCCTCGGGCGAGGCGATGCCGATCTTCGACGCGGCGGCGAAGTACAAGGCCGAGGGCATCGATACGGTCATCATCGGCGGCAAGGAATACGGCACCGGCTCATCGCGCGACTGGGCGGCCAAGGGCCCCAAGCTGCTGGGCATCCGGGCGGTGATCACCGAGAGCTTCGAGCGCATCCATCGCTCCAACCTGATCGGCATGGGCGTGGCGCCCTTCGTGTTCGCGGAAGGCAAGACGCGGCGCGACTATGCGCTCACCGGGCGCGAGGCGATCGACATCCCGGGCCTGTCGGGCGAGATCAAGCCGCAGATGAAGGTGACGGCGACGGTGCACTATCCCGACGGACGCACCGCGGCGATGCCGCTCTTCCTGATGATCCTGACCGCGGACGAAGTGTCCTACTACAAAAACGGCGGGATTCTTCAGTACGTGCTGCGCAATCTCGTGGCGGCGTAG
- a CDS encoding type II toxin-antitoxin system prevent-host-death family antitoxin, with translation MSKNKHTTTAGELVRQFSHYSDLALSEPVIVTKNGRPRNVLISVDEYERLKSRDRIAFLAEDTPDEFIPQLEAIARGEIP, from the coding sequence ATGTCGAAGAACAAACACACGACGACGGCTGGCGAATTGGTTCGCCAATTCTCGCATTATAGCGATCTCGCGCTGTCCGAGCCGGTGATCGTCACCAAAAACGGTCGCCCGCGAAACGTACTGATATCGGTTGACGAATACGAACGGCTCAAGAGTCGCGACCGTATCGCGTTCCTGGCCGAAGACACGCCCGACGAATTCATTCCGCAACTTGAGGCCATCGCGCGCGGCGAGATTCCTTGA
- a CDS encoding GNAT family N-acetyltransferase codes for MADEFLIAALNADAAEQVVALYRAAAAADGGLARAPDEIDDAYVRRFLESASRDGISRAVFAGDGTLAGEIHALRMASRQFRHVLTDLTVAVHPDWQGKGLGTLLFGQLIEAARAMTPSVTRIELFAREGNAGAIRLYERLGFVVEGRFKGRVRLPNGVIEDDIAMALIL; via the coding sequence ATGGCGGACGAATTCCTCATCGCCGCGCTGAATGCGGATGCAGCGGAACAAGTCGTGGCGCTCTACCGCGCAGCCGCGGCCGCCGACGGCGGATTGGCGCGCGCACCGGACGAGATCGACGACGCCTATGTCCGGCGCTTTCTCGAAAGCGCGTCGCGCGACGGCATCAGCCGGGCCGTCTTCGCCGGCGACGGCACGCTGGCCGGCGAAATCCATGCGCTGCGCATGGCATCGCGCCAGTTTCGGCACGTGCTAACCGACCTGACCGTGGCGGTGCATCCTGACTGGCAAGGCAAGGGCCTGGGCACTCTGCTGTTCGGCCAACTGATCGAGGCGGCGCGCGCGATGACGCCGTCCGTCACACGCATCGAACTCTTCGCCCGCGAAGGCAATGCCGGCGCGATCCGGCTCTATGAGAGGCTCGGCTTTGTCGTCGAGGGCCGTTTCAAGGGCCGCGTCCGACTTCCGAACGGCGTGATCGAGGACGATATCGCGATGGCCTTGATATTGTAG
- a CDS encoding LysR family transcriptional regulator: MAEPKWETYRSFLAVMTEGSLSAAARKLSLTQPTLGRHVDQLEADLGLPLFTRSQASLLPTQAARQLLPHAQAMASAAEALVRAASGADAEERGTARLTASVVVGGEVLPAILARFREAHPHITIELVLSDATQDLLRRDADIAVRMVRPTQGALVARKIGRIGFGLFAHRSYLEKHGTPKSLEDMRAHAVIGFDKETPFIQALRKGGLPLTREMFALRTDADLAQLAALRAGFGIGVTQLGIGRRESNLVPLLPDALKFELEIWLAMHKDLRGTKRMRLLFDHLAESLAAYAATSRAA, encoded by the coding sequence ATGGCCGAGCCGAAATGGGAGACCTACCGTTCCTTTCTCGCGGTGATGACGGAAGGAAGTCTGTCGGCGGCGGCGCGCAAGCTGTCGCTGACCCAGCCGACGCTCGGGCGGCACGTCGACCAGCTCGAAGCCGATCTCGGCCTGCCGCTGTTCACGCGATCGCAGGCCAGCCTTCTTCCGACCCAGGCGGCGCGCCAGCTTCTGCCACATGCCCAGGCGATGGCGAGCGCGGCGGAGGCACTGGTGCGCGCCGCTTCCGGCGCCGATGCCGAGGAGCGGGGGACCGCCCGGCTGACCGCGAGCGTGGTGGTCGGCGGCGAGGTGCTGCCCGCGATCCTGGCGCGCTTTCGCGAGGCGCATCCACACATTACGATCGAACTGGTGCTGTCCGACGCGACGCAGGATCTGCTGCGGCGCGACGCCGACATCGCGGTGCGCATGGTCCGGCCGACACAGGGCGCGCTGGTGGCAAGGAAAATCGGGCGCATCGGCTTCGGACTGTTCGCCCATCGCAGTTATCTGGAAAAGCACGGCACGCCGAAGAGCCTTGAGGACATGCGGGCGCACGCCGTCATCGGCTTCGACAAGGAGACGCCGTTCATCCAGGCGCTGCGCAAGGGCGGGTTGCCGCTGACGCGCGAAATGTTCGCGCTTCGCACTGACGCCGATCTCGCCCAGCTTGCGGCGCTGCGCGCCGGCTTCGGGATCGGCGTGACGCAATTGGGCATCGGCCGGCGCGAGTCCAATCTCGTGCCGCTGCTCCCCGATGCGCTGAAATTCGAACTCGAGATCTGGCTGGCCATGCACAAGGATCTGCGCGGCACCAAGCGCATGCGGCTTTTGTTCGATCACCTTGCGGAAAGCCTCGCCGCCTATGCCGCGACCTCGCGGGCGGCGTGA
- a CDS encoding ABC-2 family transporter protein, with product MNGFAIYWRYVGVSLRGQMLYPTAFLLRLVSQFLVTIVEFAGVWVLFQRFHHVRGWSFAQVALFYAITSIAFALADGLSRGFDGVGPLFVKTGNFDRLLLRPRSTALQITAQDFTLGSMGRTAQGLVALAVAVWLLRPDWGIGRALLLLWSVAGGTALFFALKTLEGTLAFWTTEGLEVANTLTYGGEAAAQFPLDIYAAWFRKFLCYFVPIGCSLYFPVALVLGRDVGVPAWAAVLSPATGFAFLAVALAVWGVGIRHYTSTGS from the coding sequence ATGAACGGCTTTGCGATCTACTGGCGCTATGTCGGCGTCAGCCTGCGCGGTCAGATGCTCTATCCGACCGCGTTCCTCCTGAGGCTCGTCTCGCAATTCCTCGTCACCATCGTGGAGTTCGCCGGCGTGTGGGTGCTGTTCCAGCGCTTCCACCATGTGCGCGGCTGGAGCTTCGCGCAGGTCGCCCTGTTCTATGCCATCACGAGCATCGCTTTCGCGCTGGCCGACGGTCTGTCGCGCGGCTTCGACGGCGTGGGGCCGCTCTTTGTGAAGACAGGCAATTTCGACCGGCTGCTGCTGCGCCCGCGCAGCACGGCGCTGCAGATCACCGCGCAGGACTTCACGCTCGGTTCGATGGGACGCACGGCGCAAGGGCTGGTCGCGCTGGCCGTCGCGGTGTGGCTGCTGCGGCCTGACTGGGGCATCGGCCGGGCACTGCTGCTGCTGTGGTCGGTGGCGGGCGGAACGGCGCTGTTTTTCGCGCTCAAGACGCTGGAGGGCACGCTCGCCTTCTGGACGACCGAGGGCCTCGAAGTCGCCAACACGCTGACCTATGGCGGCGAGGCGGCGGCGCAGTTTCCGCTCGACATCTACGCCGCCTGGTTCCGCAAATTCCTCTGTTATTTCGTGCCGATCGGCTGTTCGCTCTATTTTCCCGTGGCGCTCGTTCTCGGCCGTGATGTCGGCGTGCCCGCCTGGGCGGCGGTGCTGTCGCCGGCGACCGGATTTGCGTTCCTCGCCGTCGCCCTGGCGGTCTGGGGCGTCGGCATCCGCCACTACACCAGCACGGGAAGCTGA
- a CDS encoding ABC-2 family transporter protein, which produces MSAAALPYLSILRARFSLMLQYRTAAWAGVATQFWFGTIRVMTLVAFYAGAGRQPLNLAQVVTYIWLGQAFLAMLPWAADAEIAAAVESGNVGYERLRPIDTYLLWFARALAWRVANTTLRAGPVFILAALLLPLTQMHDWAWRMPASGLSALLFVLSIALTALLSSAMTVLLNIVVTALKTQRVVGFSMGLVNLFSGLVIPLALFPGWAQGALLWQPFAGLADIPYRVYFGALSGGMAAQGLAAQTLWIGLLVLLGRWWLNRVMARIDMQGS; this is translated from the coding sequence ATGAGCGCCGCCGCCCTTCCCTATCTCTCGATCCTGCGGGCGCGCTTTTCGCTGATGCTGCAATACCGCACGGCCGCCTGGGCCGGCGTCGCGACGCAGTTCTGGTTCGGCACCATCCGCGTGATGACGCTGGTCGCCTTCTATGCCGGCGCGGGCCGCCAGCCGCTCAACCTGGCGCAGGTCGTGACCTATATCTGGCTCGGTCAGGCGTTTCTCGCCATGCTGCCCTGGGCCGCCGACGCCGAGATCGCCGCCGCGGTCGAAAGCGGCAATGTCGGTTACGAGCGCCTGCGCCCGATCGACACCTATCTGCTGTGGTTCGCCCGCGCGCTGGCCTGGCGCGTCGCCAACACGACGCTGCGCGCCGGGCCGGTGTTCATCCTGGCGGCGCTGCTCCTGCCGCTGACGCAGATGCATGACTGGGCGTGGCGCATGCCGGCAAGCGGCCTGTCCGCGCTGCTCTTCGTGCTCTCCATCGCGCTGACCGCGCTTTTGTCATCGGCGATGACGGTGCTGCTGAACATCGTCGTCACCGCGCTGAAGACGCAGCGTGTCGTCGGTTTCTCGATGGGGCTGGTCAATCTGTTTTCCGGCCTGGTGATTCCGCTGGCGCTGTTTCCCGGCTGGGCGCAAGGCGCGCTTCTATGGCAGCCCTTCGCGGGCCTCGCCGATATTCCCTACCGCGTCTATTTCGGCGCGCTGTCCGGCGGCATGGCGGCGCAGGGATTGGCGGCGCAGACGCTGTGGATCGGGCTGCTCGTTCTTCTGGGCCGCTGGTGGCTGAACCGCGTGATGGCGCGCATCGACATGCAGGGAAGCTGA
- a CDS encoding ABC transporter ATP-binding protein produces the protein MAQIKVENLGKIYRVAVRDPGLVGAFRGLFRRQHKEVVALDSVSFALEEGEFLGFVGPNGAGKSTTIKILSGILRPTSGRCEVGGLVPWESRIAHVARIGVVFGQRTQLWWDLPVIESFELLRDIYRVAPAKFAATCERLVEMLKIGPILDTPLRQLSLGQRMRCEIAAALLHTPRILFLDEPTIGLDAVSKLALRDFVKTLNREKGVTVLLTTHDMHDIEALARRVIIIGNGRLLRDSSFEAMRADVLGERRLIVDFAGDADGVAVEGATVRSRDGRTVEFAFDPSRTPAHILIARVAAAHEIADMRVKDPGIEEVIARFYALHGAVDA, from the coding sequence ATGGCCCAGATAAAAGTCGAGAATCTCGGCAAAATCTATCGCGTCGCCGTCCGCGATCCGGGGCTCGTGGGCGCCTTTCGCGGCCTGTTCCGGCGGCAGCATAAGGAGGTCGTAGCCCTCGACTCGGTAAGCTTCGCGCTCGAGGAGGGCGAGTTCCTCGGCTTCGTTGGGCCGAACGGCGCCGGCAAATCGACCACCATCAAGATCCTGTCGGGAATCCTGCGCCCGACATCGGGACGCTGCGAGGTCGGTGGCCTGGTGCCATGGGAAAGCCGCATCGCCCATGTCGCGCGGATCGGCGTGGTGTTCGGCCAGCGCACGCAATTGTGGTGGGACCTGCCGGTGATCGAGAGCTTCGAACTGCTCCGCGACATCTATCGCGTCGCGCCGGCGAAATTCGCCGCGACCTGCGAAAGGCTGGTCGAGATGCTGAAGATCGGGCCGATCCTGGATACGCCGCTGCGCCAGCTTTCGCTCGGCCAGCGCATGCGCTGCGAGATCGCGGCCGCGCTTCTGCACACGCCGCGCATCCTCTTTCTGGACGAGCCGACCATCGGCCTCGACGCGGTATCGAAGCTGGCGCTCCGCGACTTCGTGAAGACGCTGAATCGCGAGAAGGGCGTGACCGTGCTCCTCACCACCCACGACATGCACGACATCGAGGCGCTGGCGCGGCGCGTCATCATCATCGGCAACGGCAGGCTGCTGCGCGATTCCAGCTTCGAAGCCATGCGCGCCGACGTTCTGGGCGAACGCCGCCTCATTGTGGATTTCGCGGGCGACGCGGACGGCGTCGCGGTCGAGGGCGCGACGGTGCGCAGCCGCGACGGCCGCACCGTCGAATTCGCCTTCGATCCATCGCGCACGCCCGCCCACATCCTGATCGCGCGCGTCGCGGCGGCGCACGAGATCGCCGACATGCGCGTAAAAGATCCCGGCATCGAGGAAGTGATCGCGCGGTTCTACGCGCTGCACGGCGCGGTGGACGCATGA
- a CDS encoding S41 family peptidase, with the protein MTLSRNVLGGAVALLAVLALTFGGRAVAASATLSAADRLAAVRAIEDKIGKTYVFAERRAPIVARLEQALAAHRYDVADPDVFAQRITEDLQAVSHDGHLYFDSDPGEYAASLAPPKSDKGLGAYYRAVSLREHSGLTRLDILPGNIRYLKLTAFHWTPRVTAAAYDDAARFLKDGDAVIFDLRENGGGDSDAADYFSKAFVRPGHKQYYVLVDGHVASAAEAVAYGLQQEHAATIVGSTTYGAANNNRKFPIAPCFILSVSYHRPVNPISGTNWEGVGVKPDIAVPASQALDAAMLAALDKLGAAPNLKPETRAEYRWARIGVEARLHPVTIARAPLQALAGTYGTITLRLTDDGLRLDRADRPRWQQDLLLTPMTADGVFGVESFDDLRVRLTGSTLELLHGSEAEREVFPRDAASGAAASP; encoded by the coding sequence ATGACGCTCTCACGCAATGTCCTTGGAGGCGCCGTCGCCTTGCTGGCAGTCCTCGCCTTGACCTTCGGCGGGCGCGCCGTGGCGGCCTCGGCCACGCTGTCCGCCGCCGACCGGCTTGCCGCGGTGCGCGCTATCGAGGACAAGATCGGGAAGACCTATGTTTTCGCGGAGCGGCGGGCGCCGATCGTCGCGCGGCTGGAGCAGGCGCTTGCGGCCCATCGCTATGACGTCGCCGATCCGGATGTGTTCGCGCAGCGGATCACCGAGGATCTGCAGGCCGTCAGCCATGACGGACACCTCTATTTCGACAGCGATCCCGGCGAATATGCCGCGAGCCTGGCGCCGCCGAAAAGCGACAAGGGCCTTGGCGCCTATTACCGCGCCGTGAGCCTGCGCGAGCATAGCGGCCTCACCCGGCTGGACATACTCCCTGGCAACATCCGGTATCTGAAACTGACAGCCTTCCACTGGACGCCGCGTGTCACGGCCGCGGCCTATGACGATGCGGCGCGATTCCTCAAGGACGGCGACGCGGTCATTTTCGACCTGCGCGAAAACGGCGGCGGCGATAGCGATGCGGCAGACTATTTCTCCAAGGCCTTCGTCAGGCCCGGTCACAAGCAGTATTATGTCCTGGTCGACGGCCATGTCGCCTCCGCCGCGGAAGCCGTCGCCTATGGCCTGCAGCAGGAACACGCCGCGACGATCGTCGGCAGCACGACCTACGGCGCCGCCAACAACAACCGGAAATTCCCCATCGCGCCGTGCTTCATCCTGAGCGTTTCCTATCATCGCCCGGTCAACCCGATCAGCGGAACCAATTGGGAGGGCGTCGGCGTCAAGCCCGACATCGCGGTGCCGGCCTCGCAAGCGCTGGACGCCGCGATGCTCGCGGCGCTCGACAAACTCGGCGCCGCGCCGAATCTGAAGCCCGAGACGCGCGCGGAATATCGCTGGGCGCGGATCGGCGTCGAGGCGCGTCTTCATCCGGTGACGATCGCCCGCGCGCCGCTTCAGGCGCTGGCCGGGACCTATGGGACCATCACGCTGCGCCTCACCGACGACGGTCTGCGGCTCGATCGCGCCGACCGGCCGCGCTGGCAGCAGGACCTTCTCCTGACGCCGATGACCGCGGACGGCGTCTTCGGCGTCGAAAGCTTCGACGACCTCCGCGTCCGGCTGACCGGATCGACGTTGGAGTTGTTGCACGGCAGCGAGGCGGAGCGGGAGGTCTTCCCGCGCGATGCTGCGAGCGGCGCGGCCGCTTCGCCGTGA